In Labrys wisconsinensis, the following are encoded in one genomic region:
- a CDS encoding HlyD family secretion protein, with protein MTQHAKALTIDRAIPAAEAAPGLSPDHLADGRPIDLPPPDTARREAPVSPAPKAVAEAPTPPASGRRPLRRLLLAGAGLAVLAGAGYFGWQYWTVGRFQVSTDDAYVQADNTTIAPKISGYIMAVPVADNQPVKAGQVLARIDDRDFRVALDQAKADVAAARASLASQQASLDAQQSVIDNARAAIDVDRANQTFAEQDDKRYTALAHTGFGSVQNAEQATARIAAARASVERDTATLATAVKQVDILKAQVQQAQAGLAHDEAAERQAELNLSYTTITAPVDGVVGNRTLRVGQYVQAGTQLMAVVPAGGTYVVANYKETQLTDVRPGQAVELEVDMFPGVTVHGHVDSIAPASGQEFALLPPDNATGNFTKIVQRIPVKIVLDPHEPLADGLRPGMSVYPTIETRAARQG; from the coding sequence ATGACCCAGCACGCCAAAGCCCTCACCATCGACCGCGCGATTCCCGCCGCAGAGGCGGCGCCCGGCCTCTCGCCCGATCACCTCGCCGACGGCCGGCCGATCGACCTGCCGCCGCCCGACACCGCCCGCCGCGAGGCGCCGGTCTCGCCGGCGCCGAAGGCCGTCGCGGAAGCTCCGACGCCGCCGGCGAGCGGCCGGCGGCCCTTGCGCCGGCTGCTGCTGGCCGGCGCCGGCCTCGCCGTCCTGGCCGGCGCCGGCTATTTCGGCTGGCAGTACTGGACGGTCGGCCGCTTCCAGGTCTCGACCGACGACGCCTATGTCCAGGCCGACAACACCACGATCGCGCCGAAGATCTCCGGCTACATCATGGCCGTCCCGGTCGCCGACAACCAGCCGGTCAAGGCCGGCCAGGTGCTCGCCCGCATCGACGACCGCGACTTCCGGGTGGCGCTCGACCAGGCCAAGGCCGACGTCGCCGCCGCCCGGGCCTCGCTCGCCAGCCAGCAGGCCTCGCTCGACGCCCAGCAGTCGGTGATCGACAATGCCCGCGCCGCCATCGACGTCGACAGGGCCAACCAGACCTTCGCCGAGCAGGACGACAAGCGCTACACCGCCCTCGCCCATACCGGCTTCGGCAGCGTGCAGAACGCCGAGCAGGCGACCGCCCGCATCGCCGCGGCCCGGGCGAGCGTCGAGCGCGACACCGCGACCCTCGCCACCGCCGTCAAGCAGGTCGACATCCTCAAGGCGCAGGTGCAGCAGGCGCAGGCGGGGCTGGCTCATGACGAGGCCGCCGAGCGGCAGGCCGAGCTCAACCTCTCCTACACCACCATCACGGCGCCGGTGGACGGAGTGGTCGGCAACCGCACGCTGCGCGTCGGCCAGTATGTGCAGGCCGGCACCCAGCTCATGGCGGTGGTGCCCGCCGGCGGCACCTATGTCGTCGCCAACTACAAGGAGACGCAGCTCACCGACGTGCGCCCCGGCCAGGCGGTCGAGCTGGAGGTCGACATGTTCCCGGGCGTCACGGTGCACGGCCATGTCGACAGCATCGCCCCGGCCAGCGGCCAGGAATTCGCGCTGCTGCCGCCCGACAACGCCACCGGCAACTTCACCAAGATCGTGCAGCGCATCCCGGTGAAGATCGTGCTCGATCCGCATGAGCCGCTCGCCGACGGGCTGCGCCCCGGCATGTCGGTCTATCCGACCATCGAAACCCGCGCCGCCCGGCAGGGCTGA
- a CDS encoding DHA2 family efflux MFS transporter permease subunit — MSNASTIPAGSTPATAGPVPARPADKASLTTWIAILAGMIGAFMAILNIQITNASLLDIEGGIGTGVDNGAWISTSYLIGEIVVIPLTSYLSRVFSFRRYMLGSTLFFALFSMACAFAHDLGSMIAMRGLQGFAGGVLIPMAFTMVATRLPKAQQPTGLALFALSVTFAPAIGPTIGGYLTENYGWQTIFFINTAPSAMMLVALWFTLEREPMRLGLLREGDWAGILTMAVGLSALQTMLEEGNKDDWFASPFILRLAVVATVFLAAFIVIELTVKKPLVDLRLLTNRNFGIGTLSNVLVGVALFGSVYVLPQYLGQVQGYNAEQIGGVLAWTGLPQLVLIPLVPLLMKRFDVRLIGFVGIALFATSCFMNTAMSLAYSGDQLFVPNIVRAVGQALVITPLTAIAMLGIAPKDAANASGLFNMLRNLGGAVGTASLSTIITKREQFHSNIIGQSVTLGRQEVRQRISEMTQYFAAHGVSDPATAQHQAIIALGNAVRRQALVMGFSDTFAVIGVVLAIAAISLLFARKGQPGGGAAGAH; from the coding sequence ATGTCGAACGCTTCGACCATCCCGGCCGGCTCCACGCCGGCCACGGCCGGCCCCGTGCCGGCCAGACCCGCCGACAAGGCGAGCCTCACCACCTGGATCGCCATCCTCGCCGGCATGATCGGCGCCTTCATGGCCATCCTCAACATCCAGATCACCAATGCCTCGCTGCTCGACATCGAGGGCGGCATCGGCACCGGCGTCGACAACGGCGCCTGGATCTCCACCTCCTACCTCATCGGCGAGATCGTGGTGATCCCGCTGACCAGCTATCTCAGCCGCGTCTTCTCCTTCCGGCGGTACATGCTGGGCAGCACGCTGTTCTTCGCGCTGTTCTCCATGGCCTGCGCCTTCGCCCACGACCTCGGCTCGATGATCGCCATGCGCGGCCTGCAGGGCTTCGCCGGCGGCGTGCTGATCCCGATGGCCTTCACCATGGTCGCGACCCGGCTGCCGAAGGCGCAGCAGCCGACCGGGCTCGCCCTGTTCGCGCTCTCCGTCACCTTCGCCCCGGCGATCGGCCCGACCATCGGCGGCTACCTCACCGAGAACTATGGCTGGCAGACCATCTTCTTCATCAACACCGCGCCGAGCGCGATGATGCTGGTGGCGCTGTGGTTCACCCTGGAGCGCGAGCCGATGCGCCTCGGCCTGCTGCGCGAGGGCGACTGGGCCGGCATCCTCACCATGGCGGTCGGGCTCTCGGCGCTGCAGACCATGCTGGAGGAAGGCAACAAGGACGACTGGTTCGCCTCGCCCTTCATCCTGCGCCTCGCCGTCGTGGCGACGGTGTTCCTCGCCGCCTTCATCGTGATCGAGCTGACGGTGAAGAAGCCGCTGGTCGACCTGCGCCTGCTCACCAACCGCAATTTCGGCATCGGCACCCTGTCGAACGTGCTGGTCGGCGTCGCCCTGTTCGGCTCGGTCTACGTGCTGCCGCAATATCTCGGCCAGGTGCAGGGCTACAATGCCGAGCAGATCGGCGGCGTGCTCGCCTGGACCGGCCTGCCGCAGCTCGTGCTGATCCCGCTGGTGCCGCTCCTGATGAAGCGCTTCGACGTCCGCCTGATCGGCTTCGTCGGCATCGCCCTGTTCGCCACCAGCTGCTTCATGAACACGGCGATGTCGCTGGCCTATTCCGGCGACCAGCTCTTCGTCCCCAACATCGTGCGCGCCGTCGGCCAGGCCCTGGTCATCACCCCGCTCACCGCCATCGCCATGCTGGGCATCGCGCCCAAGGACGCCGCCAACGCCTCGGGCCTGTTCAACATGCTGCGCAATCTCGGCGGCGCGGTCGGCACGGCGTCTCTCTCCACCATCATCACCAAGCGCGAGCAGTTCCACTCCAACATCATCGGCCAGTCCGTCACGCTCGGCCGCCAGGAGGTGCGCCAGCGCATCAGCGAGATGACCCAGTACTTCGCGGCCCATGGCGTCTCCGACCCCGCGACCGCCCAGCACCAGGCGATCATCGCCCTGGGCAACGCGGTCCGGCGCCAGGCGCTGGTCATGGGGTTCAGCGACACCTTCGCCGTCATCGGCGTGGTCCTGGCCATTGCCGCGATCTCGCTGCTGTTCGCCCGCAAGGGCCAGCCGGGCGGCGGCGCCGCGGGCGCCCATTAG
- a CDS encoding L,D-transpeptidase: protein MLTTFAALTVGLSVLAASAPAQAGNDVFSVLREELARSFGGGGATPAGTSPIQREVVPYAGRETPGTIVINSPERRLYLVLGDGTAMRYGIGVGRPGFEWGGVKSISRKAEWPDWTPPPQMLKRRPDLPRHMAGGPTNPLGARAMYLGSSLYRIHGSNEPRTIGQAVSSGCIRMTNDDVTDLYERVKVGTKVVVIRG from the coding sequence ATCCTCACCACCTTCGCCGCCCTGACGGTCGGCCTCTCCGTCCTGGCGGCCAGCGCGCCGGCGCAGGCCGGCAACGATGTTTTCTCGGTCCTGCGCGAGGAGCTCGCGCGCTCCTTCGGCGGCGGCGGCGCCACGCCGGCCGGCACCTCGCCGATCCAGCGCGAGGTCGTCCCCTATGCGGGCCGCGAGACGCCGGGCACGATCGTGATCAACTCGCCCGAACGGCGGCTCTACCTGGTGCTCGGCGACGGCACGGCGATGCGCTACGGCATCGGCGTCGGCCGGCCCGGCTTCGAATGGGGCGGCGTCAAGTCGATCTCCCGCAAGGCGGAATGGCCGGACTGGACCCCGCCGCCGCAGATGCTGAAGCGCCGTCCGGACCTGCCGCGCCACATGGCCGGCGGCCCGACCAACCCGCTCGGCGCCCGCGCCATGTATCTCGGCAGCTCGCTCTACCGCATCCACGGCTCCAACGAGCCCAGGACCATCGGCCAGGCCGTGTCGTCGGGCTGCATCCGCATGACCAACGACGACGTCACCGACCTCTACGAGCGGGTCAAGGTCGGCACCAAGGTGGTGGTCATCCGCGGCTGA
- a CDS encoding DUF971 domain-containing protein, translated as MTATAWPTELRLSQDKRTLTVSFDDGARHALPAEYLRVMSPSAEVQGHTAAERKTVGGKLNVTILSVEPVGNYAVRLGFDDMHNTGLYTWAYLAELGTQHDRRWAEYLAELQAKGLSRERPGQR; from the coding sequence GTGACCGCAACCGCCTGGCCGACCGAGCTGCGCCTGTCCCAGGACAAGCGGACGCTCACCGTCTCCTTCGACGACGGCGCGCGCCATGCGCTGCCGGCGGAATATCTGCGCGTGATGTCGCCGAGCGCCGAGGTCCAGGGCCATACCGCCGCCGAGCGCAAGACGGTCGGCGGCAAGCTCAACGTGACGATCCTCTCGGTCGAGCCGGTCGGCAACTACGCCGTGCGCCTCGGCTTCGACGACATGCACAATACCGGGCTCTACACCTGGGCCTATCTCGCCGAGCTCGGGACGCAGCACGACCGCCGCTGGGCCGAGTACCTGGCGGAGCTGCAGGCCAAGGGCCTGTCGCGCGAGCGGCCCGGCCAGCGCTGA
- the moaA gene encoding GTP 3',8-cyclase MoaA, producing MHFDDLETASATPMVDPFGRTVDYLRVSVTDRCDFRCVYCMAEDMTFLPKQDLLTLEELDRLCSAFIAKGVRKLRLTGGEPLVRRDIMTLFRSLSRHLDTGRLEELTLTTNGSQLARFAAELRGYGVERVNVSLDTLDPKAFKAITRWGDLGKVLQGIDAAQAAGLQVKINAVALKGMTEGEAADLIAWAHGRGMDLTFIEVMPLGDVTGHRVDQYLPLSVLRAQLMDRFSFEDIPYSTGGPARYVRVRETGGRLGFITPMTHNFCESCNRVRVTCTGTLYMCLGQEDAADLRAPLRASESNDALHAAIDRAISRKPKGHDFVIDRRTKQPAVGRHMSVTGG from the coding sequence ATGCACTTCGACGATTTGGAAACCGCATCTGCCACGCCGATGGTCGACCCGTTCGGGCGGACGGTCGACTATCTCCGCGTGTCGGTGACGGATCGCTGCGATTTCCGCTGCGTCTACTGCATGGCGGAGGACATGACCTTCCTGCCCAAGCAGGACCTCCTGACCCTCGAGGAGCTCGACCGGCTCTGCTCGGCCTTCATCGCCAAGGGCGTCAGGAAGCTGCGCCTCACCGGCGGCGAGCCGCTGGTGCGGCGGGACATCATGACGCTGTTCCGCTCGCTGTCGCGCCATCTCGACACCGGACGCCTCGAGGAGCTGACGCTGACCACCAACGGCTCGCAGCTGGCGCGCTTCGCGGCCGAGCTGCGCGGCTACGGCGTCGAGCGCGTCAACGTCTCGCTCGACACGCTCGATCCCAAGGCCTTCAAGGCCATCACCCGCTGGGGCGACCTCGGCAAGGTGCTGCAGGGCATCGACGCGGCGCAGGCCGCCGGCCTCCAGGTGAAGATCAACGCCGTGGCGCTGAAGGGCATGACCGAGGGCGAGGCGGCCGACCTGATCGCCTGGGCGCATGGCCGCGGCATGGACCTCACCTTCATCGAGGTGATGCCGCTCGGCGACGTCACCGGCCACCGCGTCGACCAGTACCTGCCGCTCTCGGTGCTGCGGGCCCAGCTGATGGACCGCTTCAGCTTCGAGGACATCCCCTATTCCACCGGCGGCCCGGCCCGCTATGTCCGGGTGCGCGAGACCGGCGGCCGGCTCGGCTTCATCACGCCGATGACCCATAATTTCTGCGAGAGCTGCAACCGGGTGCGCGTCACCTGCACCGGCACGCTCTACATGTGCCTCGGCCAGGAGGACGCCGCCGACCTCCGGGCGCCGCTGCGCGCCTCGGAGAGCAATGACGCGCTCCACGCCGCCATCGACCGGGCGATCTCGCGCAAGCCCAAGGGCCACGACTTCGTCATCGACCGCCGCACGAAGCAGCCGGCGGTCGGGCGGCACATGAGCGTGACCGGCGGCTGA
- the solA gene encoding N-methyl-L-tryptophan oxidase: MSKTYDVIVVGVGGMGAAACHQLARRGQRVLGLEKFAIGHAMGSSHGLTRILRLAYFEGSAYVPLVQRARDLWIETGKRIGEPLFFETGALEIAGETSDHIERSRQSCLDHGLAHTLLDRDAVERRYPAFRLPKDSIALFQPESGFVASERAILAHVGLALADSAEIRGQEPLLDWEPTAEGGVRVRTGRGTYEAGRLVLSPGAWIGKIVPALAPVTSVVRQSLGWFAPLQPELLAMDRFPAFTLDVDEGGFYGFPLWGHPGFKLGSPHWGGDPFDPDTPTREPAPAHEAVLRRCLERYIPAAAGTTLGLKACLYTMTPDEHFIIDTLPDHPQVIVASPCSGHGYKFASAVGEVLADLATAGRSRFDLSLFSLGRLAERRERDGFGNSA, translated from the coding sequence ATGAGCAAGACCTACGACGTCATCGTGGTCGGTGTCGGCGGCATGGGCGCCGCCGCCTGCCACCAGCTCGCCCGCCGCGGCCAGCGGGTGCTCGGGCTGGAGAAGTTCGCCATCGGCCATGCCATGGGCTCCTCGCACGGGCTGACGCGCATCCTGCGTCTCGCCTATTTCGAGGGCTCGGCCTATGTGCCGCTGGTGCAGCGGGCGCGCGACCTGTGGATCGAGACGGGCAAGCGCATCGGCGAGCCGCTGTTCTTCGAGACCGGCGCCCTGGAGATCGCCGGCGAGACCAGCGACCATATCGAGCGCTCGCGCCAGTCCTGCCTCGACCACGGCCTCGCCCACACCCTGCTCGACCGCGACGCCGTCGAGCGGCGCTATCCCGCCTTCCGGCTGCCGAAGGACAGCATCGCCCTGTTCCAGCCCGAGAGCGGCTTCGTCGCCTCGGAGCGGGCGATCCTCGCCCATGTCGGCCTGGCGCTGGCCGACAGTGCCGAGATCCGCGGCCAGGAGCCGCTGCTGGACTGGGAGCCGACCGCCGAGGGCGGCGTGCGGGTGCGCACCGGCCGCGGCACCTACGAGGCGGGGCGCCTCGTGCTCTCCCCCGGCGCCTGGATCGGCAAGATCGTGCCGGCGCTGGCGCCGGTGACCAGCGTGGTGCGCCAGTCGCTGGGCTGGTTCGCGCCGCTGCAGCCCGAGCTCCTCGCGATGGACCGCTTCCCGGCGTTCACCCTGGACGTGGACGAAGGCGGCTTCTACGGCTTCCCGCTCTGGGGCCATCCCGGCTTCAAGCTCGGCTCGCCGCATTGGGGCGGCGACCCCTTCGATCCGGACACGCCGACGCGCGAGCCGGCGCCGGCCCATGAGGCGGTGCTGCGCCGGTGCCTGGAGCGCTACATCCCGGCGGCCGCGGGCACCACGCTCGGGCTCAAGGCCTGCCTCTACACCATGACGCCGGACGAGCATTTCATCATCGACACGCTGCCGGATCATCCGCAGGTGATCGTCGCCTCGCCCTGCTCCGGCCACGGCTACAAGTTCGCCAGCGCCGTCGGCGAGGTGCTGGCCGACCTCGCCACCGCGGGCCGCAGCCGCTTCGACCTTTCGCTGTTCTCCCTCGGCAGGCTTGCCGAGCGCCGCGAACGGGACGGGTTCGGAAACTCTGCCTGA
- a CDS encoding DMT family transporter: MPSPASDLRGIAAMVLATGFFVVNDSFMKLAAAELPPFEVLFLRGAAAAICCGALLAASGHWRGLAGALSRASLLRGAIETVGVLCYIVALVHMPIADVVAIGQTAPLIMIGLVWLVFRERIGPAKAALVLLGFAGAVLVAQPGPGGLSLYAVLAFGTAVSVALRDLVGKRVPAHVPAFVVTFATILIVMVVAGIATTLTEDWVMPHPGGLGMLMLSGLFVTLGHCTIFLAYRAGSAGAVAPFYYSFTVWALAAGFAIWREVPNTPALAGIALILASGLAIVFLDRRRTRQRP; this comes from the coding sequence ATGCCCTCCCCCGCTTCCGATCTCCGCGGCATCGCAGCGATGGTGCTGGCCACGGGCTTCTTCGTCGTCAACGACAGCTTCATGAAGCTCGCGGCCGCCGAGCTGCCGCCCTTCGAGGTGCTGTTCCTGCGCGGGGCCGCCGCGGCGATCTGCTGCGGCGCGCTGCTGGCGGCCTCGGGCCACTGGCGCGGCCTCGCCGGCGCGCTGAGCCGCGCTTCGCTGCTGCGCGGCGCCATCGAGACGGTCGGCGTGCTGTGCTACATCGTCGCGCTCGTGCACATGCCGATCGCCGACGTCGTCGCCATCGGCCAGACCGCGCCGCTGATCATGATCGGCCTGGTCTGGCTGGTCTTCCGCGAACGCATCGGCCCCGCCAAGGCAGCCCTGGTCCTGCTCGGCTTCGCCGGCGCGGTGCTGGTGGCCCAGCCGGGCCCGGGCGGCCTGTCGCTCTACGCCGTCCTCGCCTTCGGCACCGCGGTGTCGGTGGCGCTGCGCGACCTCGTCGGCAAGCGCGTGCCGGCCCATGTGCCGGCTTTCGTCGTGACCTTCGCCACCATCCTGATCGTCATGGTGGTGGCGGGCATCGCCACGACGCTGACGGAGGACTGGGTGATGCCGCATCCGGGTGGCCTCGGCATGCTGATGCTCTCCGGCCTGTTCGTGACCCTCGGCCATTGCACTATCTTCCTGGCCTATCGGGCCGGCTCGGCCGGCGCGGTGGCGCCGTTCTACTACAGCTTCACCGTCTGGGCGCTCGCCGCCGGCTTCGCGATCTGGAGGGAAGTGCCGAACACGCCGGCGCTGGCCGGCATCGCCCTGATCCTGGCGAGCGGCCTCGCCATCGTCTTCCTCGACCGGCGCCGGACGCGGCAGCGGCCGTGA
- a CDS encoding enoyl-CoA hydratase-related protein — MTTIESTTLQGVRTLTLNRPDKLNAFNAAMHAELREALAAAAVDHGVKAVVLTGAGRAFSSGQDLTEDLPRDGEGRVDLGPPLERDYNPLVLALATYPKPTIAALNGPAVGAAMNIALACDIVLAARSAMLQEAFARIALMPDAGGTWLLPRLVGPKRALALMMTAEPVPAEEALRLGLVHKLFDDAVFAAEVAAFAVALARGPAFAYRLIKEAVLASATNDLATQLAVEARLQKQAGFSHDFAEGVAAFREKRPPRFEGR, encoded by the coding sequence ATGACCACGATCGAATCGACGACCCTGCAGGGCGTGCGCACCCTGACGCTCAACCGGCCCGACAAGCTCAACGCCTTCAACGCCGCCATGCATGCCGAGCTGCGCGAGGCCCTGGCGGCCGCGGCGGTGGACCACGGCGTGAAGGCGGTGGTGCTGACCGGCGCGGGCCGGGCCTTCTCCTCCGGCCAGGACCTCACCGAGGACCTGCCGCGCGACGGCGAGGGGCGCGTCGATCTCGGGCCCCCGCTCGAGCGCGACTACAATCCCCTGGTCCTTGCCCTCGCCACCTATCCCAAGCCGACGATCGCGGCGCTCAATGGGCCGGCGGTCGGCGCCGCCATGAACATCGCCCTCGCCTGCGACATCGTGCTGGCGGCGCGCTCGGCCATGCTGCAGGAAGCCTTCGCCCGGATCGCGCTGATGCCGGATGCCGGCGGCACCTGGCTGCTGCCGCGTCTCGTCGGGCCGAAGCGGGCGCTGGCGCTGATGATGACGGCCGAGCCGGTGCCCGCGGAGGAGGCGCTGCGCCTCGGCCTGGTCCACAAGCTGTTCGACGACGCCGTCTTTGCCGCCGAGGTGGCGGCCTTCGCCGTGGCCCTGGCGCGCGGCCCCGCCTTCGCCTACCGGCTGATCAAGGAGGCGGTGCTGGCGAGCGCCACCAACGACCTCGCCACCCAGCTCGCGGTCGAGGCACGGCTGCAGAAGCAGGCCGGCTTCTCCCACGACTTCGCCGAGGGCGTCGCCGCCTTCCGCGAGAAGCGGCCGCCACGCTTCGAGGGGCGGTGA
- a CDS encoding SDR family NAD(P)-dependent oxidoreductase, producing the protein MDGLLADRVALVTGASSGIGAATALRLAAAGAHVVLAARRLDRLEALAAGIAGQGGSASALPLDVAHDADVAAAAGTLRDRHGRLDILVNAAGVMLLSPVAEADPAEWRRMVEINLIGLMQVTRAVLPLMPSGHGHVVNIASLAGRIANPGASGYAATKFGVVAFSESLRRELVGRRIRVTVVEPGVVVTELQEHVTHPAARATLLERMAAVESLEAEDVAAAVFYAVSQPPRVGVNEILLRPAGQER; encoded by the coding sequence ATGGACGGACTGCTCGCGGACCGCGTCGCCCTCGTCACCGGCGCTTCCTCCGGCATCGGCGCGGCGACGGCGCTGCGCCTCGCCGCTGCCGGGGCGCATGTCGTGCTCGCCGCCCGTCGCCTCGATCGGCTCGAGGCCCTGGCGGCTGGGATTGCCGGGCAGGGCGGCTCCGCCTCGGCCTTGCCGCTCGACGTCGCCCACGACGCCGATGTCGCCGCCGCGGCCGGGACGCTGCGCGACCGGCACGGCCGACTCGACATCCTGGTCAATGCCGCCGGGGTCATGCTGCTGTCGCCGGTGGCGGAGGCCGATCCGGCGGAGTGGCGGCGCATGGTCGAGATCAACCTGATCGGCCTGATGCAGGTGACCCGGGCGGTCCTGCCGCTCATGCCGTCCGGGCACGGCCATGTCGTCAACATCGCCTCGCTCGCCGGGCGCATCGCCAATCCCGGCGCATCCGGCTATGCCGCCACCAAGTTCGGCGTGGTGGCCTTCTCCGAATCGCTGCGGCGCGAGCTCGTCGGCCGGCGCATCCGCGTCACCGTGGTCGAGCCCGGCGTGGTGGTGACGGAGCTGCAGGAGCACGTCACCCATCCCGCGGCGCGGGCGACGCTGCTGGAGCGCATGGCGGCGGTCGAGTCCCTCGAAGCCGAGGACGTCGCCGCCGCGGTGTTCTACGCCGTCTCGCAGCCGCCGCGTGTCGGCGTCAACGAGATCCTGCTGCGGCCGGCGGGCCAAGAGCGTTGA
- a CDS encoding LysR family transcriptional regulator, with the protein MNIARYRHVLAVADAGSFGRAAAALGMSQPPLSQSIRRLERDLGVTLFERTTQHVALTPAGEAFLPEARAAVAAAERAAALARAVGTAPAPLRLGVVSVALFEVLPALLQAAAQASIPVRAVYASTNDQLAGLADGSLDIGLVTPPFDAPARLQVTVVADEPVVAAMPVGSAATPDGPVSLEALGERLILFPRRDGPALHDAILALFRTRGLAPRTIAEAPASMLATLALVAAGVGASLVPAAVARNLTIAGAAFRPLAAEGVPTWPVALAHMPLAARSPAARLLGAWRGAGTGSARPAGAGSARRD; encoded by the coding sequence ATGAACATCGCACGCTACCGGCATGTCCTCGCCGTGGCCGACGCCGGAAGCTTCGGCCGGGCGGCCGCAGCGCTGGGCATGAGCCAGCCGCCGCTGTCGCAGTCGATCCGGCGCCTGGAACGCGACCTCGGCGTCACCCTGTTCGAGCGCACCACGCAGCACGTGGCGCTCACCCCGGCCGGAGAGGCCTTCCTGCCCGAGGCACGGGCCGCCGTCGCGGCGGCCGAGCGGGCCGCGGCGCTCGCCCGCGCCGTCGGCACCGCGCCGGCGCCGCTGCGCCTGGGGGTGGTCTCGGTCGCCTTGTTCGAGGTGCTGCCGGCGCTGCTGCAGGCGGCGGCGCAGGCCTCGATTCCGGTGCGCGCCGTCTATGCCTCGACCAACGACCAGCTCGCCGGCCTCGCCGACGGCAGCCTCGACATCGGCCTGGTCACGCCGCCCTTCGACGCGCCGGCCCGGCTGCAGGTGACGGTGGTCGCCGACGAGCCGGTCGTGGCGGCGATGCCGGTGGGATCAGCGGCGACGCCGGACGGCCCGGTGTCGCTGGAGGCCCTGGGCGAGCGCCTGATCCTGTTCCCGCGCCGGGACGGCCCGGCGCTGCACGACGCCATCCTGGCGCTGTTCCGCACCCGGGGACTCGCGCCCCGCACGATCGCCGAGGCGCCGGCCAGCATGCTGGCGACCCTCGCGCTCGTGGCGGCCGGCGTCGGCGCCTCCCTGGTGCCGGCCGCCGTGGCCCGCAACCTGACGATCGCCGGCGCCGCGTTCCGTCCGCTCGCCGCCGAGGGCGTGCCGACCTGGCCGGTCGCCCTGGCGCACATGCCGCTGGCGGCACGCAGCCCGGCAGCGCGCCTGCTCGGCGCCTGGCGCGGGGCGGGCACGGGAAGCGCACGCCCGGCAGGCGCAGGAAGCGCCCGCCGGGACTGA
- a CDS encoding VOC family protein, with protein sequence MSGYHGKFVWYELMTTDAKAAEAFYGSVVGWEARDSGMPGMAYMLLHAGEAMVAGLMAMPEEARQAGARPAWTGYVAVDDVDAEAERFKTEGGAVHHGPADIPGIGRFAVVGDPQGAVIALFKAADPEQAPPPVAPGTPGHVGWHELMAGDGASAFEFYARHFGWTKSRAMDMGDMGVYQLFARDGEDIGGMMTKPPQVPAPFWQYYFNVDSIEPAAQRVREGGGQILNGPMEVPGGQWIVQCMDPQGVMFSLVAPAG encoded by the coding sequence ATGTCCGGTTATCACGGCAAGTTCGTCTGGTACGAGCTGATGACCACCGATGCCAAGGCCGCGGAGGCTTTCTATGGCAGCGTCGTCGGCTGGGAAGCGCGGGATTCCGGCATGCCCGGGATGGCCTACATGCTGCTCCATGCCGGCGAGGCCATGGTGGCGGGCCTGATGGCCATGCCCGAGGAGGCCCGTCAGGCCGGCGCGCGCCCGGCCTGGACCGGTTATGTCGCGGTCGACGACGTCGATGCGGAGGCCGAGCGCTTCAAGACCGAAGGCGGCGCCGTCCATCACGGACCCGCGGACATTCCGGGCATCGGCCGCTTCGCCGTGGTCGGCGACCCGCAGGGCGCGGTGATCGCGCTGTTCAAGGCGGCCGATCCGGAGCAGGCGCCGCCGCCGGTCGCGCCCGGCACGCCCGGTCATGTCGGCTGGCACGAGCTGATGGCGGGCGACGGGGCGAGCGCGTTCGAGTTCTATGCCCGGCATTTCGGCTGGACCAAGAGCCGGGCCATGGATATGGGCGACATGGGCGTCTACCAGCTCTTCGCGCGGGACGGCGAGGACATTGGCGGCATGATGACCAAGCCGCCGCAGGTGCCGGCGCCGTTCTGGCAGTATTATTTCAACGTCGACAGCATCGAGCCCGCGGCGCAGCGCGTGCGCGAGGGCGGCGGCCAGATCCTCAACGGGCCGATGGAGGTGCCCGGCGGCCAGTGGATCGTGCAGTGCATGGATCCGCAGGGCGTGATGTTCTCCCTGGTCGCCCCGGCCGGTTGA